Genomic segment of bacterium:
AGCCCCAAACATTCCGTCCGAAGCTTCGGAAGGAGGAACCCCCGTGTCCCCTAGCGTGAACCCCGTACCAGTGGGCCGTGCGACGTTCCTCGATGTGCCGCGTTGTACGGACCCGAGTACGATCGATGCGCATGTCGCGATCATCGGGGTCCCGTTCGGCGTCCCATACGACCTGGACTATTCAACAATGGCGAGCATCGGCCCCCGTGCGATCCGTGAGCAATCGACGCACTACGCCCCTCGGTATCTGACCCATTACGACTACGACTTTGCTGGGGAACTGTTCGGCGGCCGTGGGGTGAAAATCGTCGACTGCGGCGATGTGACGATGGTACCTGGGCGATGGGTGGAAAACTCGAGGATGGCAACTGCGACGATTAAAACCATCGTCGACCGCGGCGCCGTGCCCATCGTCCTTGGAGGTGAGCATTCGACCCCGATCCCCGTCATGCGTGCCTACGAAGGGCGCGGGCCGATGTGCGTGGTGCAGATCGACGCTCACATTGACTGGCGAGATGAGATCGACGGCGTCCGCGAAGGGCTGAGCAGTACGATGCGCCGAGCTTCCGAGTTGCCGTGCGTGAAGGGCATGGCCCAGATTGGGATCCGAGGCTTCGGCAGCGCTCGGAAGCGAGAATTCGATGATGCTCGCGAGTACGGATCGGTCCTTGTTGGAGCGGAAGAACTGCATCGGGTAGGGGCCGAGGACGTTCTCCGCCGCGTGCCGGCTTCAGATCGCTACTACATTACGCTCGATGCGGACGGCCTCGACCCGAGCATCGCGCCAGGCGTGTGGAACCCAGCATTCGGTGGCGTCACATACTACGAGGCGACCAACCTGCTCCGAGGCATCGCCGCAAAGGGAAGGGTTGTGGGGTTCGACGTTGTTGAGATAGTGCCAAGCGCCGATGTACAGAACATGACGAGCCGGCTCGCTGCGCGGCTGATCATGAACCTCATCGGCGCTATGGCTCACGAGGGTCAAATCGGTTAAGACTGCCCTCCGGCAATCGCCCCGAGGAGCGGCATGGTTCTTCCACGAATGTAGCCCACAATAGGCCGTTGCAGGAGACGGCGCGAGTGCCGGGGAGCACGGGAGAGATAATGATGCCCAAACCGCGCCACCGGGTCGGCCGGGCCAGGCCGGAAGCCGCATCACCCACCCTCGGCGCGCTGCCGCCCACGGTGCTGTCCGATCCGGTGCCGCTGATCGGCCGGGAGCACGAACTGGAGGCCATTCGGACGCACCTCCTCGGCGAGTCCGTGCGTCTCGTGACGTTGACGGGGCCGGGGGGCATTGGGAAGACGCGTCTGGCCCTGGCGGCGGCCCGGTATGTCCAACCGGCGTTCCGGGACGGGGTGTGGTTCGTCGACCTTGCCCCGCTCAACGACCCTGCCGAGATCGACGTGGCCATTAGCCAGGCTTTGAAGATCAAGGAGGCCGCCGCGCTCTCCCCGGCGGAGCGAGTCGCTGCGTATCTCCGGGACCGCCACCTCCTGCTGGTCCTGGATAACTTTGAGCATCTCTTGCCTGCGGCGGCTCGGGTGGCGGCGCTGTTGGCCGCATCACCGCAACTCAAGGTCCTGGTCACAAGCCGCGCACCCTTGAAGCTCCGCCTAGAGCATCGGCTGCCGGTCGGGGGGCTGGCCCTGCC
This window contains:
- a CDS encoding agmatinase, translating into MSPSVNPVPVGRATFLDVPRCTDPSTIDAHVAIIGVPFGVPYDLDYSTMASIGPRAIREQSTHYAPRYLTHYDYDFAGELFGGRGVKIVDCGDVTMVPGRWVENSRMATATIKTIVDRGAVPIVLGGEHSTPIPVMRAYEGRGPMCVVQIDAHIDWRDEIDGVREGLSSTMRRASELPCVKGMAQIGIRGFGSARKREFDDAREYGSVLVGAEELHRVGAEDVLRRVPASDRYYITLDADGLDPSIAPGVWNPAFGGVTYYEATNLLRGIAAKGRVVGFDVVEIVPSADVQNMTSRLAARLIMNLIGAMAHEGQIG